A genomic segment from Amycolatopsis camponoti encodes:
- the sufD gene encoding Fe-S cluster assembly protein SufD, whose product MSVTENNVSEALREGAVIPAASRAERFTSYDVEAFEVPGGREENWRFTPMKRLRGLHDGSAPATGEITLEADAAPELTIETVGRDDSRLGQAGVPSDRIAAQAYSSFTKATVVTVPKETKASKPSVLRIHGPGVDQVAYGHLQVRAEAFAEAVVVLDHVGSGTYADNVEFVIGDGAKVTVVSVQDWADDAVHVSEQHLKLGRDAALRHTVITLGGDLVRVSPTATFTDKGGDVDMLGVYFADGGQHQEHRLFVDHAVPNCKSRVGYKGALQGEGAHTVWIGDVLIRAAAESTDTYEFNRNLVLTPGARADSVPNLEIETGEIEGAGHASATGRFDDEQLFYLQSRGIGEEAARRLVVRGFFHEILVKIDVPEVRERLEAAIEAELEAVGA is encoded by the coding sequence ATGTCGGTTACCGAGAACAACGTTTCCGAAGCTCTTCGCGAGGGGGCCGTCATTCCGGCGGCCTCCCGCGCGGAGCGCTTCACCTCCTACGACGTCGAGGCCTTCGAGGTCCCGGGCGGCCGTGAGGAGAACTGGCGCTTCACGCCGATGAAGCGGCTGCGCGGCCTGCACGACGGCAGTGCGCCCGCCACCGGCGAGATCACCCTCGAAGCCGACGCCGCGCCCGAGCTGACCATCGAGACCGTCGGCCGCGACGACTCGCGGCTGGGCCAGGCCGGCGTGCCGAGCGACCGGATCGCCGCCCAGGCGTACTCCTCGTTCACCAAGGCCACCGTCGTGACGGTGCCCAAGGAGACGAAGGCGTCCAAGCCGTCGGTGCTGCGCATCCACGGCCCCGGTGTGGACCAGGTCGCCTACGGGCACCTGCAGGTCCGCGCCGAGGCGTTCGCCGAAGCCGTCGTCGTCCTCGACCACGTCGGCTCCGGCACCTACGCCGACAACGTCGAGTTCGTCATCGGCGACGGCGCCAAGGTCACCGTGGTCAGCGTCCAGGACTGGGCCGACGACGCGGTGCACGTCTCCGAGCAGCACCTGAAGCTGGGCCGCGACGCCGCGCTGCGGCACACCGTGATCACCCTGGGCGGTGACCTGGTCCGCGTCTCGCCGACGGCGACCTTCACCGACAAGGGCGGCGACGTCGACATGCTCGGCGTCTACTTCGCCGACGGCGGCCAGCACCAGGAGCACCGCCTCTTCGTCGACCACGCGGTGCCCAACTGCAAGTCGCGAGTGGGCTACAAGGGCGCGCTGCAGGGCGAGGGCGCGCACACGGTCTGGATCGGTGACGTGCTGATCCGCGCCGCGGCCGAGTCGACCGACACCTACGAGTTCAACCGCAACCTGGTGCTCACGCCCGGGGCGCGCGCGGACTCGGTGCCGAACCTCGAGATCGAGACCGGCGAGATCGAAGGCGCCGGCCACGCGAGCGCGACGGGAAGGTTCGACGACGAGCAGTTGTTCTACCTCCAGTCGCGCGGGATCGGCGAAGAGGCCGCGCGGCGACTGGTCGTGCGCGGGTTCTTCCACGAGATCCTGGTGAAGATCGACGTCCCCGAGGTGCGCGAGCGCCTCGAAGCCGCGATCGAGGCCGAGCTCGAAGCCGTTGGCGCCTGA
- the sufC gene encoding Fe-S cluster assembly ATPase SufC, giving the protein MATLEIKDLHASVDTDEGAKEILKGVNLTIKSGETHAIMGPNGSGKSTLSYAIAGHPKYQVTSGEVLLDGENVLEMSVDERARAGLFLAMQYPVEVPGVSMSNFLRTAATAVRGEAPKLRHWVKEVKEEMGKLEISQEFAERSVNEGFSGGEKKRHEILQLALLKPKFAILDETDSGLDVDALRVVSDGVNAYKASSEVGVMLITHYTRILRHITPDFVHVFAGGQIVESGGKELADELEENGYVKYAGKPEPAAL; this is encoded by the coding sequence ATGGCTACCCTCGAAATCAAGGACCTCCACGCCTCGGTCGACACCGACGAAGGCGCCAAGGAGATCCTCAAGGGCGTCAACCTGACCATCAAGTCGGGCGAGACGCACGCGATCATGGGCCCCAACGGCTCCGGCAAGTCCACGCTGTCCTACGCGATCGCCGGTCACCCCAAGTACCAGGTGACCTCCGGCGAGGTGCTGCTCGACGGCGAGAACGTGCTCGAGATGAGCGTCGACGAGCGCGCCCGCGCCGGCCTGTTCCTGGCCATGCAGTACCCCGTCGAGGTGCCCGGCGTGTCCATGTCCAACTTCCTCCGCACCGCGGCCACCGCGGTCCGTGGCGAGGCCCCCAAGCTGCGCCACTGGGTCAAGGAGGTCAAGGAGGAGATGGGCAAGCTCGAGATCTCGCAGGAGTTCGCCGAGCGCTCGGTCAACGAGGGCTTCTCCGGCGGCGAGAAGAAGCGCCACGAGATCCTGCAGCTGGCGCTGCTCAAGCCGAAGTTCGCCATCCTCGACGAGACCGACTCCGGTCTCGACGTCGACGCCCTGCGCGTCGTTTCCGACGGGGTGAACGCGTACAAGGCTTCGAGCGAGGTCGGCGTCATGCTGATCACGCACTACACCCGGATCCTGCGGCACATCACGCCGGACTTCGTGCACGTCTTCGCCGGCGGCCAGATCGTCGAGTCGGGCGGCAAGGAGCTGGCGGACGAGCTGGAGGAGAACGGCTACGTCAAGTACGCCGGCAAGCCCGAGCCGGCCGCGCTCTGA
- a CDS encoding cysteine desulfurase, giving the protein MTTTSASSADAASPEKRASAIVPLDVAALRADFPILSRTVRDGKPLVYLDSGATSQRPTAVFEAERDYVFTSNAAVHRGAHQLSEEATDAYESARAKIAEFVGADPEELVFTKNATEGINLVAYSMSNAATAGPEAARFVVGPGDEIVITEMEHHANLVPWQQLCQRTGATLKWFKVTPEGRLDLSDADELITPRTKVVAFAHQSNVLGTVNPVSLLVEKAKAVGALTVLDACQSVPHFPVDFHALGVDFAVFSGHKMLGPSGIGVLYGRTELLSAMPPFLTGGSMIEMVRMEGSTFAPPPQRFEAGVPMTSQAIGLGAAVDYLSAIGMDRIAAHEHELAAAALEGVGAIPGVRIIGPTDLKDRGATVSFVIDGVHPHDAGQVLDSLGIAVRVGHHCAWPLHRACNAQATVRASFYLYNTLSEVDALVAGVREAQKFFGVAQ; this is encoded by the coding sequence ATGACCACCACCTCGGCCAGCAGTGCTGATGCCGCCTCACCTGAGAAGCGCGCTTCGGCGATTGTGCCACTCGACGTGGCGGCCCTGAGGGCCGACTTCCCCATCCTGTCGCGCACCGTCCGCGACGGGAAACCCTTGGTGTACCTGGACTCCGGGGCGACGTCCCAACGTCCGACCGCCGTGTTCGAGGCCGAACGCGACTACGTCTTCACGTCGAACGCCGCCGTCCACCGCGGCGCGCACCAGCTGTCGGAAGAAGCGACCGACGCGTACGAGTCCGCTCGGGCGAAGATCGCCGAGTTCGTCGGCGCCGACCCCGAAGAGCTGGTGTTCACCAAGAACGCGACCGAGGGCATCAACCTCGTCGCGTACTCGATGAGCAACGCCGCCACCGCCGGTCCCGAAGCCGCGCGCTTCGTCGTGGGCCCGGGTGACGAGATCGTCATCACCGAGATGGAGCACCACGCGAACCTCGTGCCCTGGCAGCAGTTGTGCCAGCGCACCGGGGCGACGCTGAAGTGGTTCAAGGTGACGCCCGAAGGCCGCCTGGATCTGTCCGATGCGGACGAGCTGATCACGCCGCGCACCAAGGTCGTCGCGTTCGCGCACCAGTCGAACGTGCTCGGCACGGTCAACCCGGTGTCGCTGCTCGTCGAGAAGGCCAAGGCCGTCGGCGCGCTCACCGTGCTCGACGCCTGTCAGTCCGTTCCGCACTTCCCGGTCGACTTCCACGCGCTGGGCGTCGACTTCGCGGTGTTCTCCGGCCACAAGATGCTCGGCCCGTCCGGCATCGGTGTGCTCTACGGCCGCACCGAGCTGCTGTCGGCCATGCCGCCGTTCCTCACCGGCGGGTCGATGATCGAGATGGTCCGCATGGAGGGCTCCACCTTCGCGCCGCCGCCGCAGCGGTTCGAGGCCGGCGTGCCGATGACGTCGCAGGCCATCGGCCTCGGCGCGGCCGTCGACTACCTCTCGGCCATCGGCATGGACCGGATCGCCGCCCACGAGCACGAGCTGGCCGCGGCCGCCCTCGAAGGCGTCGGCGCCATCCCGGGCGTCCGGATCATCGGGCCGACCGACCTGAAGGACCGCGGCGCGACCGTGTCGTTCGTGATCGACGGCGTGCACCCGCACGACGCCGGCCAGGTGCTCGACAGCCTCGGCATCGCCGTCCGCGTCGGCCACCACTGCGCGTGGCCCCTGCACCGGGCCTGCAACGCGCAGGCGACCGTGCGCGCGTCGTTCTACCTCTACAACACGCTGTCCGAAGTGGACGCCCTGGTAGCGGGTGTGCGCGAGGCCCAGAAGTTCTTCGGGGTGGCCCAGTGA
- the sufU gene encoding Fe-S cluster assembly sulfur transfer protein SufU, which produces MNLESMYQEIILDHYKNPHGRGLRDPFDAESFQVNPTCGDEVTLRVKLDDGKVADVSYDGQGCSISQASTSVLTDLVVGHTLEEAFTTMDAFVELMQGKGKIEPDEDVLEDGIAFAGVAKYPARVKCALLGWMAFKDAVARTTSGAETA; this is translated from the coding sequence GTGAACCTGGAGAGCATGTACCAGGAGATCATCCTGGACCACTACAAGAACCCGCACGGGCGCGGCCTGCGCGACCCGTTCGACGCCGAATCGTTCCAGGTCAACCCGACCTGCGGCGACGAGGTGACCCTGCGGGTCAAGCTCGACGACGGGAAGGTCGCCGACGTCTCCTACGACGGCCAGGGCTGCTCGATCAGCCAGGCTTCGACGTCGGTCTTGACGGATCTCGTGGTCGGCCACACCCTTGAGGAGGCGTTCACCACCATGGACGCCTTCGTGGAACTGATGCAGGGCAAGGGAAAGATCGAGCCGGACGAGGACGTGCTGGAGGACGGGATCGCCTTCGCGGGCGTTGCCAAGTACCCGGCCCGCGTCAAGTGCGCCCTCCTCGGCTGGATGGCTTTCAAGGACGCCGTCGCCCGGACCACCAGTGGAGCTGAGACAGCATGA
- a CDS encoding metal-sulfur cluster assembly factor, giving the protein MTEDTATDTREGRTAADLDAETTATQDLDLAKLEDVEEAMRDVVDPELGINVVDLGLVYDIRVEQDNTATIDMTLTSAACPLTDVIEDQTSAALTSGGLVKDFRINWVWMPPWGPEKITEDGREQLRALGFTV; this is encoded by the coding sequence ATGACCGAAGACACCGCCACCGACACCCGCGAGGGCCGGACCGCCGCCGACCTCGACGCCGAGACGACGGCCACGCAGGACCTCGACCTCGCCAAGCTCGAGGACGTCGAGGAAGCCATGCGCGACGTCGTCGACCCCGAGCTCGGCATCAACGTCGTCGACCTGGGCCTGGTCTACGACATCCGCGTCGAGCAGGACAACACCGCCACCATCGACATGACGCTCACCTCGGCGGCCTGCCCGCTGACCGACGTCATCGAAGACCAGACGTCAGCGGCGCTGACGTCCGGCGGCCTCGTCAAGGACTTCCGGATCAACTGGGTCTGGATGCCGCCGTGGGGCCCGGAGAAGATCACCGAGGACGGCCGCGAGCAGCTGCGCGCCCTCGGCTTCACCGTCTGA
- a CDS encoding DUF4184 family protein: protein MPFTLSHPAAVLPLARRPLVPAALVAGSVAPDVFWFVPRLPGVGLTRTHELTSVLWLDPLLALVLLAVFQIVLKEPLLALAPRPLAERLPRRFSWRRPGWIALSLVVGAATHVGWDAFTHESGGFPFLRIPLVTGVDVGRLIQLVSTVAGAGILGWWLVRWYRTAPTGRAPRATRHRKPVLAFLAAGAVIGGLAEVLPFLAHHDPMTRAGVVGNATYLAVTGAGSGFLAALVAYALAWHARYSSLYTKRATPEGDPLDEKTVRR from the coding sequence GTGCCGTTCACGCTGAGTCATCCCGCCGCCGTGCTCCCGCTGGCGAGACGACCGCTGGTCCCGGCCGCGCTCGTCGCCGGGTCGGTCGCCCCGGACGTCTTCTGGTTCGTGCCGCGGCTGCCCGGCGTCGGCCTGACCAGGACCCACGAACTGACTTCCGTCCTCTGGCTCGACCCGCTGCTCGCGCTCGTCCTGCTGGCGGTCTTCCAGATCGTCCTGAAGGAACCTCTGCTGGCCCTGGCACCGAGGCCCCTGGCCGAACGGCTCCCCCGCCGCTTCAGCTGGCGGCGGCCGGGCTGGATCGCGCTGTCGCTGGTCGTCGGCGCCGCCACCCACGTCGGCTGGGACGCTTTCACCCACGAAAGCGGCGGGTTTCCGTTCCTGCGGATCCCGCTCGTCACCGGAGTCGACGTCGGACGGCTGATCCAGCTGGTCAGCACGGTCGCGGGCGCCGGGATCCTCGGCTGGTGGCTCGTGCGCTGGTACCGCACCGCGCCCACCGGACGCGCGCCGAGAGCCACTCGTCACCGCAAGCCCGTGCTCGCGTTCCTGGCCGCCGGTGCGGTCATCGGCGGCCTGGCCGAGGTGCTGCCCTTCCTGGCCCACCACGACCCGATGACCCGCGCCGGCGTCGTCGGCAACGCGACCTACCTCGCGGTCACCGGCGCCGGAAGCGGGTTTCTCGCCGCGCTCGTCGCTTACGCGCTGGCCTGGCACGCGCGGTATAGCTCGTTATACACAAAGCGGGCCACCCCGGAGGGTGACCCGCTCGATGAAAAGACCGTCAGACGGTGA
- a CDS encoding YnfA family protein, with translation MVLRSILLFLAAAVCEIGGAWLIWQGVRENRGWLWIGGGLVALGLYGFVATLQPDAHFGRILAAYGGVFVAGSLVWGMVADGYRPDRYDVIGALLCLAGVAVIMYAPRTG, from the coding sequence GTGGTCCTGCGGTCGATCCTCCTGTTCCTGGCCGCGGCGGTCTGCGAAATCGGCGGCGCGTGGCTGATCTGGCAAGGCGTCCGCGAAAACCGCGGCTGGCTCTGGATCGGCGGTGGCCTGGTGGCCCTCGGCCTCTACGGCTTCGTGGCGACGCTCCAGCCGGACGCCCACTTCGGCCGCATCCTCGCGGCGTACGGCGGCGTGTTCGTGGCCGGTTCACTGGTGTGGGGGATGGTCGCGGACGGTTACCGTCCCGACCGGTATGACGTGATCGGCGCGCTGTTGTGCCTGGCCGGCGTCGCGGTGATCATGTACGCGCCCCGGACGGGGTAA
- the lepB gene encoding signal peptidase I, producing MTEPVFPPAPPPAPKRRRVSPVLLVMIAVMVLGVAAGGYGLGRLMLGYEAYVMQSGNMSPTLATGDRLVVRPVDEVHRGDVVAIDLSAYAEASHEGVSVVRVVGVAGDTVACCTDEHLSVNGKPITEPYITPGFEGLFEFSATVPEGTIFVEGDNRGNSDDSRFSGPVRSSGVVGLVVATGTVVTPKALTPVTSFTDAGLPGAPNSDGTLPGLRWWILGGFVLFVGGFIGLIVTVVRNAGGRRKAAPPVR from the coding sequence GTGACCGAACCCGTCTTCCCGCCCGCACCACCCCCTGCGCCGAAGCGGCGCCGAGTTTCGCCCGTCCTGCTGGTGATGATCGCCGTCATGGTGCTCGGCGTGGCCGCCGGCGGCTACGGCCTCGGGCGGCTGATGCTGGGGTACGAGGCCTACGTGATGCAGAGCGGGAACATGAGCCCGACGCTGGCGACCGGCGACCGGCTCGTCGTGCGCCCGGTCGACGAGGTGCACCGCGGGGACGTCGTTGCGATCGACCTGAGCGCGTACGCCGAGGCGAGCCACGAGGGCGTCAGTGTCGTCCGCGTGGTCGGGGTCGCCGGGGACACGGTCGCCTGCTGCACCGACGAGCACCTCTCGGTCAACGGCAAGCCGATCACCGAGCCCTACATCACGCCCGGCTTCGAGGGGCTCTTCGAGTTCTCGGCCACGGTGCCCGAAGGCACGATCTTCGTCGAGGGCGACAACCGCGGCAATTCCGACGACTCGCGGTTCAGCGGCCCGGTGCGGTCGTCCGGCGTCGTCGGGTTGGTGGTCGCGACCGGCACGGTGGTCACCCCGAAGGCCCTGACCCCGGTCACCTCGTTCACCGACGCGGGCCTGCCGGGAGCGCCGAACTCCGACGGGACCCTGCCTGGCTTGCGGTGGTGGATCCTCGGTGGGTTCGTGCTGTTCGTCGGCGGGTTCATCGGGCTGATCGTGACCGTCGTCCGGAACGCCGGAGGACGGCGAAAAGCAGCTCCACCGGTGCGCTGA
- a CDS encoding snapalysin family zinc-dependent metalloprotease, which yields MNGRAIGRIVALATAVAAPLGLGLAVAPAASAAAVTTLYYSSSGAPDYLGQIDQGAANWNAAVTDVKLVKRTSGATIKFHEIHSGGSYTNTNGHGRGDIYLDTSQVAEGFDPTRIAAHELGHNLGLPDHYTGPCTELMSGHGPGTACTNAKPSAAEAAKVQSLWVNGFAATAAASQKVAY from the coding sequence ATGAACGGACGCGCGATCGGCCGGATCGTGGCACTGGCCACGGCAGTCGCGGCCCCGCTGGGCTTGGGGCTCGCGGTCGCCCCCGCCGCTTCGGCGGCCGCGGTCACGACGTTGTACTACAGCTCGTCGGGCGCGCCGGACTACCTGGGCCAGATCGACCAGGGCGCGGCCAACTGGAACGCCGCGGTCACCGACGTGAAGCTGGTCAAGCGGACCTCGGGGGCGACGATCAAGTTCCACGAGATCCACAGCGGCGGTTCGTACACGAACACGAACGGCCACGGCCGCGGCGACATCTACCTGGACACGAGCCAGGTGGCGGAGGGCTTCGACCCGACCCGCATCGCGGCGCACGAGCTGGGCCACAACCTGGGTCTGCCGGACCACTACACGGGCCCGTGCACGGAGTTGATGTCCGGCCACGGCCCGGGAACGGCGTGCACGAACGCGAAGCCGTCGGCGGCCGAGGCGGCGAAGGTGCAGTCGTTGTGGGTGAACGGTTTCGCGGCTACCGCGGCCGCTTCCCAAAAGGTCGCTTACTAG